In Cloacibacterium caeni, a single window of DNA contains:
- a CDS encoding porin, with protein sequence MKKILLFSFVLFSLAIFAQNDSKKDTISNYSKILRNTSFSGLLQTRYLVSLTDNVDVNGVNIADQQKLVTNSFNVRRARFLLKSKINDRFDLGMMLNFAEFNSSNLTGKVLEQAFVRYSHNKHLKIQLGQFRPYFGIEDKIPSEFIKSVDFSNGYYLLGKNGWQSFQTGIAVYGDVNNAKNPLKYYIGATNGNSRGSEIDNDQSKHVYARLEKDFKDDLKIGVNGGIGSYMNQSGNVIGADIEKTFTINPKWNLEIISEYKEGNNFSEFGVSKLSPKPELKDFRFRSFYINPIIRYNLNSPRLRSIEFSNRYEYLNPNYQLEGNVRTTFTPMLTLEFADQYFACLQIGAMIDDYQKNVPLTSEYDHTTMFVQVQARF encoded by the coding sequence ATGAAGAAAATTCTTTTATTCAGTTTTGTATTGTTCAGTTTGGCGATTTTTGCGCAAAATGATTCTAAAAAAGACACCATTTCTAACTATTCTAAAATCTTAAGAAATACTAGTTTTAGCGGTTTGTTGCAGACCAGATATTTGGTTTCTCTCACCGATAATGTAGATGTAAACGGTGTAAATATAGCAGACCAACAAAAATTAGTGACCAATAGTTTTAACGTAAGAAGAGCAAGATTTTTATTGAAATCTAAGATTAATGACCGTTTTGACTTGGGAATGATGCTTAATTTTGCTGAGTTTAACAGCAGTAACCTTACCGGAAAAGTATTAGAACAAGCTTTTGTAAGATATTCTCATAATAAGCATCTCAAAATTCAATTAGGGCAGTTCCGTCCGTATTTTGGGATAGAAGACAAAATTCCGAGTGAGTTTATCAAGTCTGTAGATTTCTCAAATGGTTATTATTTATTGGGGAAAAACGGTTGGCAAAGTTTTCAAACAGGAATTGCTGTTTATGGTGATGTCAATAATGCTAAAAATCCTTTGAAATATTACATAGGAGCTACCAATGGAAATTCTCGTGGTTCTGAAATTGATAATGACCAAAGCAAACATGTTTACGCCAGATTAGAAAAGGATTTTAAAGATGATTTAAAAATTGGAGTGAATGGAGGAATTGGCAGTTACATGAATCAATCAGGAAATGTAATCGGGGCAGATATAGAAAAAACCTTTACCATTAATCCAAAATGGAATCTAGAAATCATCTCAGAATACAAAGAAGGAAACAATTTTTCAGAATTTGGAGTTTCTAAGCTTTCGCCAAAACCAGAGCTGAAAGACTTTAGATTTAGAAGTTTTTATATCAATCCTATTATTCGATATAATCTGAATTCACCAAGACTAAGGAGCATAGAATTCTCTAACCGATATGAATATCTTAATCCTAATTACCAATTAGAAGGCAATGTAAGAACTACTTTTACGCCGATGCTTACATTAGAATTTGCCGACCAATATTTTGCTTGTTTGCAAATAGGCGCCATGATTGATGATTATCAAAAAAATGTTCCACTTACTTCAGAATATGACCATACTACAATGTTTGTGCAAGTTCAGGCAAGATTTTAA
- a CDS encoding pirin family protein has protein sequence MKTILHKASERGFQNHGWLVANHSFSFANYYNPDKVHFGNLRVLNDDFVEKGMGFGMHPHANMEIVTIPLSGELHHRDSMGNFGAIKKGEIQVMSAGTGIQHSEFNGSKEQPVTLLQIWVIPNKMGVEPRYDQLKISDNAVENEFQQIVSPNPNDEGSWIHQDAWFHLGNFTEKSSRTYQVKKEGNGVYVFVISGSVKIAENTLGQRDALGITETEHFDLEIDKDSEILLIEVPMELPKI, from the coding sequence ATGAAAACAATATTACATAAAGCAAGCGAAAGAGGATTTCAAAATCACGGTTGGTTAGTTGCCAATCACAGTTTTTCTTTTGCAAATTATTACAATCCAGACAAAGTGCATTTCGGAAATTTAAGAGTTCTCAATGACGATTTTGTAGAAAAAGGAATGGGTTTTGGGATGCATCCACATGCAAATATGGAAATTGTGACCATTCCATTAAGTGGAGAGTTGCATCACCGTGATTCTATGGGGAATTTTGGAGCAATTAAAAAAGGCGAAATTCAAGTGATGAGTGCAGGAACAGGAATTCAACACAGTGAATTTAACGGAAGTAAAGAACAACCCGTAACTTTATTGCAAATTTGGGTCATTCCTAATAAAATGGGAGTAGAACCAAGATACGACCAATTGAAAATTTCTGACAATGCAGTAGAGAATGAATTTCAACAGATTGTTTCTCCTAATCCTAATGATGAAGGAAGTTGGATTCACCAGGATGCTTGGTTTCACTTAGGAAATTTCACCGAAAAATCTTCTAGAACTTATCAAGTTAAAAAAGAAGGAAATGGAGTTTACGTTTTCGTTATTTCAGGAAGTGTGAAAATAGCCGAAAATACTCTTGGGCAAAGAGATGCTTTAGGAATTACAGAAACAGAACATTTTGATTTAGAAATAGATAAGGATTCTGAAATTTTATTGATTGAAGTTCCAATGGAATTGCCCAAAATCTAA
- the purD gene encoding phosphoribosylamine--glycine ligase, with protein sequence MKVLIIGNGGRESAIAKKLSEDKRISQMFFAKGNATTENLGKNLPYESVAELRDFALREKIDFTFVGPELPLVNGIVDEFQKHNLKIFGPTKRAADLEGSKAFSKKFMQDYGIRTAKAAIFDSYVEADKYIQNHSYPLVIKASGLASGKGVVICEDKETAHHTLHQFMIERIYGDAGIKVVIEEFLQGFEASIIAFWNGEKAFPCVSAKDYKKVGNGNTGANTGGMGTVAPSPEFTAEHLADFNKNILEPTVKGIKDKALDFVGIIFFGVLVQDNQCYLLEYNMRFGDPETQVIMALLENNLLDVIHDCIEGKDLDLQFSDKKAICLVMCSGGYPGNYEIGYEIQGLDKVKHSNVLFAGAEQIAGKVVTNSGRVLNVVATGDTYEEAREKVYEDAKTLHFDYAFYREDIGKF encoded by the coding sequence ATGAAAGTATTAATAATAGGAAACGGAGGTAGAGAATCTGCTATTGCAAAAAAATTATCAGAAGACAAAAGAATCAGTCAAATGTTTTTTGCAAAAGGCAATGCTACAACAGAAAATTTGGGTAAAAACTTGCCTTATGAGAGTGTAGCAGAGTTAAGAGATTTTGCTCTTAGAGAAAAAATAGATTTCACATTCGTAGGTCCAGAATTACCTTTAGTTAATGGTATTGTAGACGAATTTCAAAAACATAATCTCAAAATTTTTGGCCCAACAAAACGTGCCGCAGATTTAGAAGGAAGCAAAGCTTTTTCTAAAAAATTTATGCAAGATTATGGCATAAGAACAGCTAAAGCTGCTATTTTTGATTCTTATGTAGAAGCAGATAAATATATCCAAAATCATTCTTATCCTTTGGTGATTAAAGCAAGTGGTTTAGCAAGCGGAAAAGGAGTAGTTATTTGTGAAGACAAAGAAACCGCGCATCACACTTTGCACCAATTCATGATTGAAAGAATTTATGGAGATGCTGGAATAAAAGTTGTCATAGAAGAGTTTTTACAAGGTTTCGAAGCGTCTATTATTGCTTTTTGGAATGGTGAAAAAGCTTTTCCATGTGTTTCTGCCAAAGATTATAAAAAAGTAGGAAACGGAAATACTGGCGCAAATACTGGTGGAATGGGAACTGTAGCTCCAAGTCCAGAATTTACGGCAGAGCATTTAGCAGATTTTAATAAAAATATTTTAGAGCCTACCGTTAAAGGAATTAAAGACAAAGCACTTGATTTTGTAGGGATTATATTTTTTGGTGTTTTGGTACAAGATAATCAATGTTATTTGTTAGAATATAACATGAGATTTGGCGATCCAGAAACGCAAGTCATCATGGCACTTTTAGAGAATAATTTGTTAGATGTTATCCATGACTGTATCGAAGGAAAAGATTTAGATTTACAGTTTTCAGACAAGAAGGCGATTTGTCTCGTGATGTGTTCTGGCGGTTATCCTGGGAATTATGAAATCGGTTACGAAATCCAAGGTTTAGACAAGGTAAAACACAGCAATGTTCTCTTTGCTGGAGCAGAGCAAATTGCAGGAAAAGTAGTCACCAATTCTGGTAGAGTGCTAAATGTGGTTGCAACTGGTGATACTTACGAAGAAGCTCGCGAAAAAGTCTATGAAGATGCTAAAACACTTCATTTCGACTACGCATTTTACAGAGAAGACATCGGAAAATTTTAA
- a CDS encoding MFS transporter, producing MSNTQKKPLLSFWQIWNISFGFLGVQIGYSLQNANTSRILSAIGADVHHLSYFWLAAPLAGLFVQPIVGLSSDKTWTRLGRRIPFILGGAIVSALAMFFMPNSEHFAQLFPAVFFGAMMLLFMDVSFNVTMQPFRALVSDMVDESQRNKGYSIQSFLINVGAVFGSLLPFLLTWWGIANEPEAGQKVAPTVIWSFYIGGAVLLASVLWTSFRTKEYPPEEYAKYNNLEEKENENPEKVSFFTLIKNVPNAMKQLAVTQFFSWFALFLMWVYTTQGIAQNIWGTTDATSNAFNEAGNWTGVIFAAYSVFAALFSLVITPLANKYGRRNVYVVSLILGGLGLLSIMFIKDKNLLFLPMIGVGIAWAAILALPYAILSSKLPAKQTGVYMGIFNATITIPQIAAGLLGGVLLSALGGTAINMVALAGVSMAVAGIAALLVIKE from the coding sequence ATGAGTAATACACAGAAAAAACCACTCTTGTCTTTCTGGCAAATCTGGAACATAAGTTTTGGTTTTTTGGGAGTGCAAATTGGTTATTCTCTTCAGAACGCCAATACCAGTAGAATTCTTTCGGCAATCGGTGCAGATGTACATCATTTAAGCTATTTTTGGTTAGCAGCTCCTCTTGCAGGACTTTTTGTACAACCTATTGTAGGTCTTTCTAGTGATAAAACTTGGACGAGATTAGGTCGTAGAATTCCATTTATTTTAGGTGGAGCAATTGTTTCTGCATTGGCAATGTTTTTTATGCCAAATTCTGAACATTTCGCACAATTATTTCCTGCCGTTTTCTTCGGAGCGATGATGCTACTTTTCATGGACGTTTCTTTTAACGTTACCATGCAACCATTCCGTGCTTTGGTAAGTGATATGGTAGACGAATCTCAAAGAAATAAGGGATATTCTATCCAAAGTTTTTTAATTAATGTAGGAGCTGTTTTCGGTTCACTTTTACCATTTTTATTGACATGGTGGGGAATTGCAAACGAACCAGAAGCTGGTCAAAAAGTTGCACCTACTGTAATTTGGTCTTTCTATATTGGTGGAGCAGTTTTATTGGCTTCGGTTTTATGGACTTCTTTTAGAACGAAAGAATATCCGCCAGAAGAATACGCGAAATACAATAATTTAGAAGAAAAAGAAAACGAAAATCCAGAAAAAGTAAGTTTCTTTACTTTGATTAAAAATGTACCAAACGCCATGAAACAATTGGCTGTTACACAGTTTTTTTCTTGGTTTGCTTTGTTTTTAATGTGGGTTTACACTACTCAAGGAATTGCTCAAAATATTTGGGGAACGACAGATGCTACCTCTAATGCTTTTAACGAAGCAGGAAACTGGACTGGTGTAATCTTTGCCGCTTATAGTGTTTTTGCCGCTCTATTTTCTTTAGTGATTACTCCATTAGCAAATAAATACGGAAGAAGAAATGTTTATGTTGTTTCTTTAATTTTAGGTGGTCTTGGTTTGTTATCTATTATGTTTATCAAAGACAAAAACCTATTATTCTTACCAATGATTGGAGTAGGTATAGCTTGGGCAGCTATTTTAGCATTGCCTTATGCCATTTTATCTTCTAAACTTCCAGCAAAACAAACAGGAGTTTACATGGGAATTTTTAATGCTACCATTACTATTCCACAGATTGCTGCTGGTTTATTAGGTGGAGTTTTACTTTCTGCTTTAGGCGGAACAGCTATTAACATGGTTGCTTTAGCAGGTGTTTCTATGGCGGTTGCAGGAATTGCAGCGCTTTTAGTCATTAAAGAATAA
- the purH gene encoding bifunctional phosphoribosylaminoimidazolecarboxamide formyltransferase/IMP cyclohydrolase: MKKRALISVSNKNNLIDFAKFLESKNYELISTGGTFKHLKEAGLNPIQIDEVTNFPEMLDGRVKTLHPKVHGGLLAVRDNEEHMKTVQEHGIELIDMVIVNLYPFFENVNKEISLEEKVEFIDIGGPSMLRSAAKNFASVTVVTDVEDYAKVQQEISENGDTTIETRKKLAGKVFNLTSAYDAAISQMLLNEDYPEYLQASYQKVSDLRYGENPHQSAAYYVSTTENGAMKDFEILGGKELSFNNLRDMDLCWKVVNEFKDEMACCAVKHSTPCGVAIGTTALETYTKTFECDPISIFGGIIGMNYKVDAATAEELNKTFLEIVMATDFDEEALEILRKKKNLRIIKIKNPVSDKKTWVKIDGGILVQDVDDQFSTDFKVVTEIQPTEQQEKALLFAQRVVKYVKSNAIVVSNGIQAFGIGGGQVNRIWATEQAISRAKEKFSGNLVLASDAFFPFRDVVDFCAKEGITAIVQPGGSVKDEDSIAAANEHKIPMMFTGMRHFLH, translated from the coding sequence ATGAAAAAACGAGCATTAATCAGTGTCTCCAACAAAAACAATCTTATTGATTTTGCCAAATTTTTAGAATCTAAAAATTACGAACTCATTTCTACTGGCGGAACCTTCAAACATCTTAAAGAAGCGGGACTTAACCCAATTCAGATTGATGAAGTGACCAATTTTCCTGAAATGTTAGACGGAAGAGTAAAAACCCTTCATCCAAAAGTTCACGGCGGTTTATTAGCAGTTCGTGATAATGAAGAACACATGAAAACCGTTCAGGAACACGGAATAGAGCTGATTGATATGGTAATTGTAAACCTTTATCCGTTTTTCGAAAATGTAAATAAAGAAATTTCATTAGAAGAAAAAGTAGAATTTATCGATATTGGTGGACCATCAATGCTTCGTTCTGCTGCTAAAAATTTCGCTTCTGTGACTGTAGTTACCGATGTGGAAGATTATGCTAAAGTTCAACAAGAAATCTCTGAAAACGGCGATACTACAATTGAAACTCGTAAAAAATTGGCAGGTAAAGTTTTCAACTTAACTTCTGCTTATGATGCTGCGATTTCTCAAATGTTGTTGAATGAAGATTATCCTGAATATTTACAGGCTTCTTACCAAAAAGTTTCTGATTTAAGATATGGCGAAAATCCTCATCAATCGGCAGCGTATTACGTTTCTACTACTGAAAACGGTGCGATGAAAGATTTCGAAATTTTAGGAGGCAAAGAACTTTCTTTCAATAATTTGAGAGATATGGATTTATGTTGGAAAGTGGTTAATGAATTCAAAGATGAAATGGCTTGTTGTGCCGTAAAACATTCTACACCTTGTGGAGTTGCCATCGGAACTACTGCTTTAGAAACTTATACCAAAACTTTTGAATGCGATCCAATTTCTATTTTCGGTGGAATCATCGGAATGAATTATAAAGTAGATGCGGCAACTGCGGAAGAACTCAACAAAACTTTCCTTGAGATTGTAATGGCAACTGATTTTGATGAAGAGGCGCTAGAAATTTTGAGAAAGAAGAAAAATCTTAGAATTATAAAAATCAAAAATCCAGTTTCAGACAAAAAAACTTGGGTGAAAATAGATGGCGGAATTTTGGTTCAAGATGTAGATGACCAATTTTCTACAGACTTTAAAGTAGTTACAGAAATTCAACCAACAGAACAGCAAGAAAAAGCACTTTTATTTGCTCAAAGAGTGGTTAAATATGTAAAATCTAACGCTATAGTAGTTTCAAACGGAATTCAAGCTTTCGGAATTGGAGGCGGTCAAGTGAATAGAATTTGGGCTACTGAACAAGCGATTTCTAGAGCGAAAGAGAAATTTTCAGGAAATTTAGTTCTCGCTTCAGATGCATTTTTCCCATTCAGAGATGTGGTAGATTTCTGTGCTAAAGAAGGAATTACAGCGATTGTTCAACCGGGTGGCTCTGTAAAAGATGAAGATTCTATTGCAGCTGCTAATGAACATAAAATTCCAATGATGTTCACAGGAATGAGACATTTCTTACATTAA
- the guaA gene encoding glutamine-hydrolyzing GMP synthase, translated as MNKGIIILDFGSQYNQLIGRRIREMEVYSEILPFNTSLEEIQSKNPAGIILSGGPSSVNSPDAHLVEKELFELGIPVLGICYGMQLTAHLLGGNVKKGEKGEYGKATLEITKSNPLFTGVSRFSTVWMSHFDEVETLPENFEISAKSGVIAGIFNEKKNIYCVQFHPEVSHSEFGARMLENFVFQICKAEKNWKLTNYIEKTVAEIREKVGNDKVILGLSGGVDSSVAAVLIHKAIGDQLQCIFVDTGLLRKDEGKKVMENYGEHFHMNIDMVDASERFLSKLAGVSDPEEKRKIIGREFVAVFDEESHKIEGAKFLAQGTIYPDVIESQSVKGPSAVIKSHHNVGGLPEEMKLQLLEPLRELFKDEVRKVGEELGIPHHLVYRHPFPGPGLGIRILGEVDAEKVKILQEADDIFIEELYKNDLYEKVSQAFVVLLPVKSVGVMGDERTYEYTAVVRSANTTDFMTATFSHFPWEFLENVSNRIINEVKGINRVAYDISSKPPATIEWE; from the coding sequence ATGAATAAAGGAATCATCATTTTGGACTTCGGTTCACAATATAACCAGTTGATTGGTAGAAGAATACGCGAAATGGAAGTGTATTCAGAAATTTTACCTTTTAATACCTCTTTAGAAGAAATACAATCCAAAAATCCTGCGGGAATTATCCTTTCTGGAGGACCGAGTTCTGTAAATTCTCCAGATGCACATTTGGTAGAAAAAGAATTATTCGAATTGGGAATTCCAGTTTTGGGAATTTGCTACGGAATGCAACTTACAGCACATCTTTTGGGTGGAAACGTAAAAAAAGGTGAAAAAGGAGAATACGGAAAAGCAACTCTAGAAATCACAAAATCTAATCCACTTTTTACAGGAGTAAGCAGATTTTCTACCGTTTGGATGAGCCATTTTGATGAAGTAGAAACTTTGCCAGAGAATTTTGAAATTTCAGCAAAATCTGGAGTAATTGCAGGGATTTTTAACGAAAAGAAAAATATTTATTGCGTCCAGTTCCATCCAGAAGTTTCGCACAGTGAATTTGGAGCTAGAATGCTCGAAAACTTCGTTTTCCAGATTTGTAAAGCAGAAAAAAATTGGAAACTGACCAATTATATCGAAAAAACCGTTGCCGAAATCCGCGAAAAAGTAGGAAATGATAAGGTCATTCTTGGGCTTTCTGGTGGTGTAGATTCATCAGTAGCTGCGGTTCTCATTCATAAAGCTATTGGAGACCAGTTGCAATGTATTTTCGTAGATACTGGACTTTTGCGTAAAGATGAAGGCAAAAAAGTAATGGAAAATTACGGAGAACATTTCCATATGAATATTGATATGGTAGATGCTTCAGAAAGATTTTTGTCAAAATTAGCTGGAGTTTCAGACCCAGAAGAAAAACGAAAAATCATCGGTAGAGAATTTGTTGCCGTTTTCGATGAAGAATCTCACAAAATAGAAGGAGCTAAATTTTTGGCTCAAGGAACCATTTATCCAGATGTTATCGAATCTCAATCGGTAAAAGGACCTTCTGCAGTGATTAAATCTCACCACAATGTAGGTGGATTGCCGGAAGAAATGAAACTTCAACTTCTAGAACCGCTTCGTGAATTATTTAAAGATGAAGTAAGAAAAGTAGGCGAAGAATTAGGAATTCCGCATCATTTGGTTTACAGACATCCATTTCCAGGACCAGGTTTAGGAATCAGAATTTTAGGAGAAGTAGATGCCGAAAAAGTGAAAATATTACAAGAAGCAGATGATATTTTCATAGAAGAATTGTATAAAAATGATTTGTATGAAAAGGTTTCTCAGGCTTTTGTGGTGTTACTTCCTGTGAAATCTGTTGGAGTAATGGGAGACGAAAGAACGTATGAATACACCGCTGTAGTTCGCTCTGCGAATACTACGGATTTTATGACGGCAACTTTCAGTCATTTTCCTTGGGAATTTTTAGAAAATGTATCGAACAGAATTATCAATGAAGTGAAAGGAATTAATAGAGTCGCTTATGATATTTCGAGTAAACCACCAGCAACGATTGAGTGGGAATAA
- a CDS encoding tetratricopeptide repeat protein, which produces MAVAYTYKKEYQKAIDTFELLKKLDSENPEIYYGIGQIYFQYLKEYEKSLDYMCKAFNLYIKNNSPYRVDAENIIRYNFTEMKKLGKEDKFYEILKANNINTK; this is translated from the coding sequence TTGGCTGTTGCATACACCTATAAAAAAGAATATCAAAAAGCTATTGACACCTTTGAACTTCTCAAAAAATTAGACTCCGAAAATCCTGAAATCTATTATGGAATTGGTCAAATTTACTTTCAGTATTTAAAAGAATATGAAAAAAGTCTAGATTATATGTGTAAAGCTTTTAATCTCTATATCAAAAATAACTCTCCATATCGTGTAGATGCAGAAAACATAATCAGGTATAATTTTACAGAGATGAAAAAACTTGGCAAAGAAGACAAATTTTATGAAATTTTAAAAGCCAATAATATTAATACAAAATAA
- the purM gene encoding phosphoribosylformylglycinamidine cyclo-ligase, whose product MNNTYKSAGVDKEEGYKTVDKIKSAVAETHNKNVLNNLGSFGAFYEIGGYKNPVLVSGTDGVGTKLKIALDTKKYDSIGVDCFAMCANDILCHGAKPLFFLDYLACGKLDADVAAEIVLGMVNACKDNECALIGGETAEMPGMYQPGDYDVAGFCVGIVEKDQIIDGSKIKMGDKIIALPSSGFHSNGFSLVRKIFPNFEEEFEGKPLYETLLVPTKLYYKDVFKLKENLEISGIAHITGGGLIENVPRIIPNGLCAKIDTSKIQIPNVMLELEKRGNIERMEMFGTFNMGVGMVIVVDESLAEKALSLIEDAYLVGEIVENEEKIQLI is encoded by the coding sequence ATGAATAATACGTATAAATCAGCTGGCGTAGACAAAGAAGAAGGCTACAAAACCGTAGACAAAATAAAATCTGCAGTAGCCGAAACGCACAATAAAAATGTACTGAACAATCTAGGAAGTTTTGGAGCTTTCTATGAAATTGGTGGCTATAAAAATCCTGTTTTGGTTTCTGGAACTGATGGAGTAGGAACCAAATTAAAAATTGCATTAGATACCAAAAAATATGATTCTATTGGTGTAGATTGTTTTGCGATGTGTGCCAATGATATTCTGTGTCATGGCGCAAAACCTCTATTTTTTTTAGATTATTTAGCTTGCGGAAAACTAGATGCAGATGTAGCAGCAGAAATTGTTCTAGGAATGGTAAATGCTTGCAAAGACAATGAGTGCGCATTAATTGGTGGTGAAACCGCAGAAATGCCAGGAATGTATCAACCAGGAGATTACGATGTAGCAGGTTTCTGCGTAGGAATTGTTGAAAAAGACCAAATTATTGATGGTTCTAAAATAAAAATGGGTGATAAAATCATCGCTTTACCAAGTTCTGGTTTTCACAGCAATGGTTTTTCATTGGTAAGAAAAATTTTTCCAAATTTTGAAGAAGAATTCGAAGGAAAACCTCTTTACGAGACACTTTTAGTTCCTACGAAACTCTATTACAAAGACGTTTTTAAACTGAAAGAAAATTTGGAAATTTCAGGAATTGCTCATATTACAGGTGGCGGTTTAATAGAAAACGTTCCGAGAATTATTCCGAATGGATTATGTGCGAAAATAGACACTTCTAAAATCCAAATTCCAAATGTAATGTTAGAATTAGAAAAACGTGGAAACATCGAAAGAATGGAGATGTTCGGTACTTTTAACATGGGAGTAGGAATGGTTATCGTAGTAGATGAAAGCCTTGCCGAAAAAGCACTTTCTTTAATCGAAGACGCTTATTTAGTAGGTGAAATCGTAGAAAACGAAGAGAAAATTCAATTAATATAG
- a CDS encoding DEAD/DEAH box helicase: MKVSFADFDLPKQLNSALEKLGISEPTPIQLKSFSPIMSGKDVMGIAQTGTGKTLAYLLPVLKTWKYNKNGSPTVLILVPTRELVVQVAEVVEKLTEDMSTRVLGVYGGVNINTQKLLVYEGVDILVGTPGRVMDLMKDAVLNLKDLKKLIIDEFDEMLSLGFRRQLEDIFTMMSERRQNILFSATMTDEVDAMLDEYFKNPQEISLARSGTPLEKIAQSAIPVKNFNTKLNLLVHLLRTQDEFEKILIFANNKRHADLIFNKIDEEFPGEFGVIHSNKSQNFRLRTMKSFSDNELRGIITTDVMARGLDIPDVSHVFNFEIPEIQEQYIHRIGRTGRADKDGIAISFYTPKEEERFIELEMFMNKEVKRVEFPEEVKVSEVKIASEKEVVVMKNPVQYKKIEPGSAFHEKKDKNKKVNLGGPSKRKPPKTKPGNRAQAKAKSIAKRKKK; this comes from the coding sequence ATGAAAGTATCATTTGCAGATTTTGATTTGCCAAAACAACTCAACAGCGCTTTAGAAAAATTAGGAATTTCTGAGCCTACTCCTATTCAGCTGAAATCTTTTTCGCCAATTATGTCTGGAAAAGATGTAATGGGAATTGCACAAACCGGAACTGGTAAAACATTAGCTTATCTTCTTCCAGTTCTTAAAACTTGGAAATACAATAAAAACGGAAGTCCAACTGTACTTATCCTTGTTCCTACACGTGAATTGGTGGTGCAAGTTGCCGAAGTTGTAGAAAAACTGACAGAAGATATGTCAACAAGAGTTTTAGGCGTTTATGGCGGTGTAAATATTAATACTCAGAAACTTTTGGTTTACGAAGGTGTAGATATTTTGGTGGGAACTCCGGGAAGAGTAATGGATTTGATGAAAGATGCTGTTTTGAACTTGAAAGATTTGAAAAAACTGATTATCGATGAGTTTGATGAGATGCTTTCATTGGGTTTCAGAAGACAGTTAGAAGATATTTTCACGATGATGAGTGAGCGCAGACAAAATATTCTTTTCTCTGCAACGATGACGGATGAAGTAGATGCCATGTTAGACGAATATTTCAAAAATCCACAGGAAATTTCTTTAGCAAGAAGCGGAACTCCACTCGAAAAAATAGCTCAATCTGCTATTCCGGTAAAGAATTTTAATACCAAATTAAATCTATTGGTTCACTTGTTAAGAACGCAGGATGAATTTGAGAAAATTTTAATTTTTGCCAATAATAAGAGACACGCCGATTTGATTTTTAATAAAATAGATGAAGAATTTCCTGGAGAATTTGGGGTGATTCACTCGAATAAATCTCAAAATTTCAGATTGAGAACCATGAAATCTTTCTCAGACAATGAATTGAGAGGAATTATTACCACTGATGTTATGGCGAGAGGTCTTGATATTCCGGATGTTTCACACGTTTTTAACTTTGAAATTCCAGAAATTCAGGAGCAATATATTCACAGAATTGGTAGAACAGGTAGAGCAGATAAAGACGGAATTGCGATTTCTTTTTACACACCAAAAGAAGAAGAACGTTTCATAGAACTGGAAATGTTTATGAACAAGGAAGTGAAAAGAGTAGAATTTCCAGAAGAAGTGAAGGTTTCTGAGGTGAAAATTGCGTCAGAAAAAGAAGTTGTAGTGATGAAAAATCCTGTTCAGTATAAGAAAATTGAACCGGGTTCTGCTTTCCACGAGAAAAAAGACAAAAATAAGAAAGTGAATCTTGGTGGACCAAGCAAAAGAAAACCACCAAAAACCAAACCGGGAAACAGAGCTCAAGCAAAAGCAAAATCTATTGCAAAGAGAAAAAAGAAATAA
- the purN gene encoding phosphoribosylglycinamide formyltransferase: MKNITVLVSGSGSNLQRIIDCIDNGEISNTKVNLVVADRDCYALERAENHQIPHQLIKRGKDFSENLEKLLPENTDLIVLAGFLSILSKNFCEKYKGKIINIHPALLPKFGGKGMWGHHVHEAVIAAQEKESGATVHFVTSGIDEGEIILQGKFEIAENETPETLAQKVHQIEYEIFPKAIDLVLNKRVP, translated from the coding sequence ATGAAAAATATTACAGTTTTAGTTTCGGGTTCTGGTAGCAATTTACAGCGAATCATTGATTGTATTGATAATGGAGAAATCAGCAATACAAAAGTCAATTTGGTGGTTGCAGACAGAGATTGCTATGCTTTAGAAAGAGCCGAAAATCATCAAATTCCGCATCAACTTATCAAAAGAGGAAAAGATTTCTCTGAAAATTTAGAAAAACTTTTGCCCGAAAATACAGATTTGATTGTATTAGCTGGTTTTCTATCAATTTTGAGCAAAAATTTTTGTGAAAAATACAAAGGAAAAATCATCAATATTCATCCTGCTTTATTGCCAAAATTCGGTGGAAAAGGAATGTGGGGACATCACGTTCACGAAGCGGTAATTGCAGCCCAAGAAAAAGAAAGTGGTGCAACTGTTCATTTTGTGACTTCTGGAATTGATGAAGGCGAAATTATCCTTCAAGGAAAATTTGAAATTGCAGAAAATGAAACTCCAGAAACTTTAGCACAGAAAGTGCATCAAATCGAGTACGAGATTTTCCCGAAAGCGATTGACTTGGTTTTAAATAAAAGAGTTCCATAG